The following proteins are co-located in the Microbulbifer sp. VAAF005 genome:
- a CDS encoding di-heme oxidoredictase family protein produces the protein MDPYFKKTINPLAKICLTAFFALFIMVLSGCGGGGGDNSSDEDPTEATPNSQGNSSSDETPTSSGEPAESDEEVGQNIAGSGTISSSSGNGVLAIDDLRRTLWESGDTASTSSLTLDLKSTHLLSKVVLDWGDHNAKSYEVLGSSDGTTWTTLATADSGEYGQRIDSHLIGGEYRYVQLNGTELSEGSSQYSLWELMVFDRAAEEINQTASIEYTPLFDTEQPEEESQHWYIQEDGTIVTLASGRARLRHESEDSFYEFPTFYFEHRTFGIEIHDHTPAGENLIEIFYSAEYALYRPPECRSSYSNEHRADFNSNARFDETPYREADEDGRGQVWVCRITYDAHDGDDGQLEVGEWMEVEFQQFIGIEEGDENVSGQTVYYTDTYRILLGQPGIHMVADLETETAVESAGEATAAYIRATDPVPASEVISVNTDDNTLTYYAGSDGKWATASDADAVEVTYPILDGIDVYDTYIVDSGIADWTAYFREALNIQWETHNEFLDGRRIFHTRFNTGEHEELGNPDFNQMANLSAGLTIEQSCLACHINNGRGPAPSEASVPNSMVFKLSSGAITQAGQPLPNHYFGPVLQTHSLNSDIAPEGSIQVTYSPIQGSYANGDSYTLQSPTYVVTTNEGENTSADYFSPRMPQNITGLGLLEAVDETEILEWHDPNDSNSDGISGRVSLVDTGSTPLPQVGRFGWKATQPSLRSFSADALNNDIGVNTALEPNANCGIEQLECKKHSNHDEELTDSHLDDLTTYLQALGAPPRNPDLINESIVAQGEALFESINCSSCHRPEMNTNHAHPLEELRGKVIRPYTDLLLHDMGEGLADNLTISAEYNREWRTPPLWGLGVNSAVNGHSNLLHDGRARSIEEAILWHGGEAAESQQNYIDLSASERNSLLKFLQSL, from the coding sequence ATGGATCCGTATTTCAAGAAAACAATCAATCCACTGGCAAAAATCTGTTTAACAGCATTTTTCGCCTTATTCATAATGGTATTGTCCGGATGTGGTGGTGGAGGCGGGGATAATAGCTCTGATGAAGACCCCACAGAAGCTACCCCCAACTCTCAGGGCAACAGCTCCAGTGATGAAACACCAACTTCAAGCGGTGAGCCCGCTGAGTCCGATGAAGAGGTTGGACAAAATATTGCAGGTAGTGGAACTATTTCTTCCAGTTCTGGCAACGGGGTCCTTGCCATTGATGACTTAAGAAGGACACTTTGGGAAAGTGGTGATACTGCCAGCACATCAAGCCTCACCCTTGACCTTAAATCTACACACTTGCTCAGCAAAGTGGTCCTAGACTGGGGCGACCACAACGCAAAATCTTACGAGGTACTGGGCTCAAGCGACGGCACAACATGGACCACCCTGGCAACAGCTGATTCAGGAGAATATGGCCAACGAATTGACTCTCACCTAATTGGTGGAGAGTATCGCTATGTTCAGCTAAACGGAACTGAACTCAGTGAGGGGAGTTCGCAATATAGTTTGTGGGAACTGATGGTTTTTGATCGTGCGGCAGAGGAAATTAATCAAACCGCGTCCATAGAATATACCCCTCTATTTGATACTGAGCAGCCAGAAGAAGAGTCTCAACACTGGTATATTCAGGAAGATGGCACCATTGTAACACTGGCAAGTGGCCGAGCACGTCTGCGACATGAATCCGAGGATAGTTTTTACGAGTTCCCGACCTTCTACTTTGAACACAGAACCTTTGGCATAGAGATTCACGACCATACGCCCGCCGGTGAGAACCTGATTGAGATCTTTTACTCTGCCGAATACGCGCTTTATCGGCCACCCGAATGCCGCTCCTCTTATTCAAATGAACACCGCGCTGACTTTAATAGCAACGCCAGATTTGATGAAACCCCTTACCGGGAAGCTGATGAAGATGGGAGAGGCCAAGTCTGGGTATGTCGTATCACCTACGATGCTCACGATGGTGATGACGGGCAGCTGGAAGTCGGCGAATGGATGGAGGTGGAGTTTCAGCAATTCATTGGCATTGAGGAGGGCGATGAGAATGTCAGTGGGCAGACAGTTTACTACACAGACACCTACCGCATTCTCCTGGGCCAACCCGGTATTCATATGGTTGCAGACCTGGAAACTGAGACCGCTGTTGAAAGTGCCGGTGAAGCAACCGCAGCATACATCAGGGCTACTGACCCGGTACCCGCTTCAGAAGTCATTTCAGTAAATACTGACGATAATACTCTTACCTACTACGCTGGCAGCGATGGTAAATGGGCAACGGCTTCCGACGCTGATGCCGTTGAAGTCACCTACCCAATACTGGATGGTATTGATGTCTATGATACTTACATCGTGGATAGCGGAATCGCCGACTGGACAGCCTACTTCAGAGAAGCCCTCAACATCCAGTGGGAGACGCACAACGAGTTTCTAGATGGTCGCAGGATATTCCACACCCGGTTTAATACCGGAGAGCACGAGGAACTCGGGAACCCAGACTTCAACCAAATGGCAAACCTATCAGCAGGCTTAACCATTGAGCAGTCATGTCTGGCGTGCCATATCAATAACGGCCGGGGCCCGGCCCCCTCAGAGGCTAGTGTTCCCAATTCGATGGTCTTTAAGCTGTCGTCCGGTGCAATAACCCAAGCAGGACAACCCCTGCCAAACCACTACTTTGGCCCTGTCCTCCAAACCCATTCACTCAATAGTGACATAGCCCCAGAAGGATCTATTCAAGTCACCTATAGCCCCATTCAAGGTAGCTATGCCAATGGGGATAGCTACACCCTACAGTCCCCCACTTATGTAGTAACAACCAATGAAGGTGAAAACACATCCGCTGATTACTTTTCGCCACGTATGCCACAAAACATCACTGGCTTGGGCTTACTTGAGGCGGTTGACGAAACAGAAATCCTTGAGTGGCACGACCCTAACGATTCCAATAGCGATGGTATCTCTGGGCGAGTATCACTGGTCGATACGGGCTCAACACCTCTTCCCCAGGTAGGACGCTTTGGCTGGAAGGCTACCCAACCGAGCTTGCGCAGCTTCTCAGCAGATGCGTTGAACAATGATATTGGCGTGAACACAGCACTGGAACCCAATGCAAACTGTGGTATCGAACAGCTGGAATGTAAAAAGCACAGTAATCACGACGAAGAGCTCACTGATTCTCACCTGGACGACCTAACTACTTATCTTCAGGCACTGGGCGCACCACCCAGAAATCCCGATTTAATCAATGAATCCATCGTGGCTCAGGGTGAAGCTCTATTTGAATCGATCAACTGCTCATCCTGTCACCGGCCAGAGATGAACACCAATCACGCTCACCCTCTTGAGGAGTTGAGAGGCAAGGTCATTCGCCCCTATACAGACTTACTCCTGCATGATATGGGCGAAGGTTTAGCAGACAACTTGACGATTAGCGCGGAGTACAACCGCGAGTGGAGAACGCCTCCCTTATGGGGATTGGGTGTTAATAGCGCAGTGAATGGTCATAGTAATTTGTTACATGATGGTCGCGCCCGGTCTATTGAAGAAGCCATTCTCTGGCACGGGGGAGAAGCTGCTGAGAGCCAACAGAACTATATTGATCTATCGGCTTCAGAGCGAAACTCGCTACTCAAGTTCTTACAGTCGCTGTAA